GCCGAACTGACGGTCTCTCGGCCGTCTCTGGAGGACGCCTACCTACAGCTGATCGGCATGCGGCGATGAGCGGCGGACACGCCGCCACGCCGGCGTCGCCACCGCTGCCGTCCCCGGTCCGCATCGGCCTGTCGCGGGTCGTCCCCGAACTCAAAATGTTCTACCGTCGCCCGGAGCAGGTGGTGCTGACGTTTTCGTTGCCAGCGATCATCTGCGTGCTGCTCGGGTCGATCTTCTCGACCCGACTGCCCAACACCGAAACCAGTACCGGTGCGGTGATCGCGGCGAGCATGCTCGCCTACGGCATCTTGTCGACGTCGTTCATCAACCTGGGCATCAGCATCGCAGCCGATCGCGACACCGGGGCCTTGCGGCGCCTGCGGGGGACACCCACGACCGCGCTGTCGTACTTCATCGGAAAGATCTTCCTGGTTGCAATCGTCAGCCTCGCCGAGGCTGTTCTGCTCGTGTCCGTTGGGCTGGCTTTCTTTCAACTTCGGCTGCCGTCAACGGTTTTCGGCTGGTTCACGCTCATCTGGGTGTTCCTGCTGGGCACCGTCAGTTGCTCGTTGCTCGGCATCTTCATCAGCAACCTGGCGAGTAACGCGGTTGCGGCCGCCGTCGTCACCAACGGCCCGGCAGTGGGTCTGCAGTTCGTGTCCGGCACCTACGTTCCGCTGGTGGTG
The sequence above is a segment of the Candidatus Mycobacterium wuenschmannii genome. Coding sequences within it:
- a CDS encoding ABC transporter permease translates to MSGGHAATPASPPLPSPVRIGLSRVVPELKMFYRRPEQVVLTFSLPAIICVLLGSIFSTRLPNTETSTGAVIAASMLAYGILSTSFINLGISIAADRDTGALRRLRGTPTTALSYFIGKIFLVAIVSLAEAVLLVSVGLAFFQLRLPSTVFGWFTLIWVFLLGTVSCSLLGIFISNLASNAVAAAVVTNGPAVGLQFVSGTYVPLVVLPGWMLVVGSLFPVKWMAQGFRSVLLPPQMAAFEPAGNWEHWHTFLVLTAWTIGGLAACLAVFRWSDRN